From the genome of Streptococcus lutetiensis, one region includes:
- the aroC gene encoding chorismate synthase, which produces MRYLTAGESHGPRLTAIIEGVPAGLPLTAEDINVDLKRRQGGYGRGGRMKIESDKVEITSGVRHGKTIGAPITLHVINKDHEKWLDIMAVEDIDDILKTKRKITHPRPGHADLVGGMKYRFEDLRNSLERSSARETTMRVVVGAVAKRILAELDIEIANHVVVFGGKEVDVPEGLTVSQIKELAIQSEVSIVNQEREQEIKDYIDQIKKDGDTIGGVVETVVGGVPVGLGSYVQWDKKLDAKIAGAVVSINAFKGVEFGLGFKDGYLKGSQVMDEILWNEEEGYTRRTNNLGGFEGGMTNGQPIVVRGVMKPIPTLYKPLMSVDIETHEPYKATVERSDPTALPAAGVVMEAVVATVVADEILEKFSSDNLEELKEAVARHRDYVKHF; this is translated from the coding sequence ATGAGATATTTGACAGCTGGTGAATCTCACGGACCGCGTTTAACGGCTATTATTGAAGGAGTTCCTGCTGGGCTTCCTTTAACTGCCGAAGATATTAATGTTGATTTGAAGCGTCGTCAAGGCGGTTACGGCCGTGGCGGACGAATGAAAATTGAGTCAGATAAGGTTGAAATCACATCTGGCGTGCGTCATGGAAAAACAATAGGAGCACCGATTACACTTCATGTCATCAATAAAGACCATGAAAAATGGTTAGATATTATGGCTGTTGAAGATATTGATGACATTCTTAAAACAAAACGCAAAATCACTCATCCTCGTCCTGGGCATGCTGACCTTGTAGGTGGAATGAAGTATCGCTTTGAAGATTTGCGTAATTCTCTCGAACGTTCTTCTGCGCGTGAAACAACAATGCGTGTGGTAGTTGGTGCTGTGGCAAAACGTATTTTGGCTGAGTTGGACATTGAAATTGCTAACCACGTTGTGGTTTTTGGCGGTAAAGAAGTTGATGTTCCAGAAGGACTTACTGTTTCACAAATTAAAGAATTAGCTATACAATCTGAAGTGTCAATTGTTAACCAAGAACGTGAGCAAGAAATCAAGGATTATATTGACCAAATCAAAAAAGACGGAGATACCATCGGTGGTGTTGTCGAAACAGTTGTTGGTGGTGTTCCTGTCGGACTTGGTTCATATGTACAATGGGATAAGAAACTTGATGCTAAGATTGCTGGTGCCGTTGTTTCAATTAATGCCTTTAAAGGTGTGGAATTTGGACTTGGTTTCAAAGATGGTTATCTTAAAGGTAGTCAAGTAATGGATGAAATCCTCTGGAACGAAGAAGAAGGTTATACACGTCGTACTAATAATCTTGGTGGTTTTGAAGGTGGTATGACAAACGGACAACCTATTGTTGTGCGTGGTGTCATGAAACCTATCCCAACGCTTTATAAACCTTTGATGTCAGTTGATATTGAAACTCACGAGCCTTATAAAGCAACTGTCGAACGTTCAGATCCAACGGCTCTTCCAGCAGCAGGTGTTGTTATGGAAGCAGTTGTGGCAACGGTTGTGGCTGATGAGATTCTTGAAAAATTCTCTTCTGACAATCTCGAAGAATTAAAAGAAGCTGTCGCTCGTCATCGTGATTATGTCAAACATTTTTAA
- the rplU gene encoding 50S ribosomal protein L21: MSTYAIIKTGGKQVKVEVGQAIYVEKLDVEAGSEVTFNEVVLVGGETTVVGTPVVEGASVVGTVEKQGKQKKVVTFKYKPKKGSHRKQGHRQPYTKVVINAINA; encoded by the coding sequence ATGAGCACATATGCAATCATCAAAACTGGTGGAAAACAAGTTAAAGTTGAAGTAGGTCAAGCTATCTATGTTGAAAAACTTGATGTTGAAGCTGGTTCAGAAGTAACATTTAACGAAGTTGTTCTTGTTGGTGGTGAAACAACTGTTGTTGGTACACCAGTTGTTGAAGGAGCTTCTGTTGTTGGTACTGTTGAAAAACAAGGAAAACAAAAGAAAGTTGTTACTTTCAAATACAAACCTAAAAAAGGTTCACACCGTAAACAAGGTCACCGTCAACCTTACACTAAAGTTGTTATTAACGCTATCAACGCTTAA
- a CDS encoding cysteine desulfurase family protein: MIYFDNSATTIPYPEVLRTYQEVASKIYGNPSSLHNLGTKASRILEASRKQIAGLLGVKSDEIIFTSGGTEGDNWVLKGVAFEKERYGKHIIVSDIEHPAVKESAKWLGEHGFEVSYAPVDEKGFVYVDKLAELLRPDTTLVSIMAVNNEIGSIQPIKAISKLLADKPGISFHVDAVQAIGKIPAADYLTERVDFASFSGHKFHSVRGVGFIYKKEGKKLNPLLAGGGQEGDLRSTTENVAGIAATAKALRLVTDKEAYSLPKIATMKEIIYDELAKHKDILIFSGKDDTFAPNILTFGIKGVRGEVVVHAFEEHEIYISTTSACSSKAGKPAGTLIAMGVPTKLAQSAVRISLDDDNDMGQIEQFLTIFKQVYEKTQKVR; this comes from the coding sequence ATGATTTACTTTGATAACTCTGCCACAACTATTCCCTATCCTGAAGTTTTACGTACTTATCAGGAAGTGGCAAGTAAAATTTATGGAAATCCATCAAGTTTGCATAATCTAGGAACAAAAGCTAGTCGTATCCTAGAGGCGAGTCGCAAGCAAATCGCTGGCTTGCTTGGCGTTAAGAGTGATGAAATTATTTTCACTTCTGGTGGTACTGAAGGAGATAACTGGGTTCTTAAAGGTGTCGCATTTGAAAAAGAACGCTACGGAAAACACATCATCGTATCAGATATCGAACACCCAGCCGTAAAAGAATCTGCAAAATGGCTTGGTGAACACGGTTTTGAAGTATCTTATGCGCCAGTTGATGAAAAAGGTTTTGTTTATGTTGATAAATTAGCAGAGCTTTTGCGCCCAGACACAACACTTGTGTCAATCATGGCTGTTAACAATGAAATCGGCTCTATTCAGCCAATTAAAGCTATCTCAAAATTACTAGCTGATAAACCAGGAATTTCATTCCACGTGGATGCTGTTCAAGCTATTGGTAAAATTCCAGCAGCTGATTATTTGACAGAGCGTGTTGATTTTGCAAGTTTTTCAGGTCACAAATTCCACAGTGTGCGTGGTGTAGGTTTTATCTATAAAAAAGAAGGTAAAAAATTAAATCCATTGCTAGCTGGTGGTGGGCAAGAAGGTGACCTTCGTTCAACTACTGAAAATGTTGCAGGTATTGCTGCGACAGCGAAAGCTCTTCGCTTGGTTACTGACAAAGAAGCTTACTCCCTTCCAAAAATCGCCACAATGAAAGAAATCATTTATGACGAATTAGCTAAGCACAAAGATATCCTTATTTTCTCTGGTAAAGATGATACTTTTGCTCCAAATATCTTAACGTTTGGTATCAAAGGTGTTCGTGGAGAAGTGGTAGTTCATGCCTTTGAAGAACATGAAATTTATATTTCAACAACATCAGCTTGTTCATCAAAAGCAGGAAAACCTGCCGGAACATTGATTGCCATGGGAGTTCCTACAAAACTAGCGCAGTCAGCTGTTCGCATTAGTCTCGATGATGACAATGACATGGGACAAATTGAACAATTCCTAACAATTTTCAAACAAGTCTACGAAAAAACACAAAAAGTAAGATAA
- a CDS encoding ribosomal-processing cysteine protease Prp, with translation MIQATFIRHKGNLESVELTGHAGSGEYGFDIVCAAVSTLSINFVNSLEVLAECNADLAVNEIDGGYMKIDISHMTKKTDEKVQLLFESFLLGMTNLAENSKEFVSVKVIAN, from the coding sequence ATGATTCAAGCAACTTTTATTCGTCACAAAGGCAACTTAGAAAGTGTTGAACTGACTGGTCATGCTGGCAGTGGTGAATATGGCTTTGATATCGTATGTGCAGCTGTTTCAACTTTATCGATTAACTTTGTTAATTCGTTAGAAGTTTTGGCAGAATGCAATGCTGATTTGGCTGTCAATGAGATTGATGGTGGTTATATGAAGATTGATATCTCTCATATGACTAAAAAGACAGATGAGAAAGTTCAACTTTTATTTGAAAGCTTTCTTTTAGGAATGACAAATTTGGCTGAGAATTCGAAAGAATTTGTGTCGGTTAAGGTCATTGCAAACTAA
- a CDS encoding DUF6556 family protein produces MSQHYSRRQKSSKKDKEQAPSKHIKKGFSALQKTIALIGSILSIIVASITINNALKGSSSQKPTDKSTTTVVIKEGNKGNNSKTDTSASTTYSSSAANNSVYNDDANSNNASYDSSSDSTTYSSSADTTQDNTQTSSQATSDTTAGSTTETSDTTAGSATETNQ; encoded by the coding sequence ATGTCTCAACATTATTCTAGACGTCAAAAATCATCAAAAAAAGATAAAGAACAAGCCCCATCAAAGCACATTAAAAAAGGTTTTTCAGCCCTTCAAAAAACAATTGCTCTTATCGGTTCTATCCTCAGTATTATCGTAGCAAGTATCACTATCAATAACGCCTTAAAAGGCTCATCAAGTCAAAAGCCAACTGATAAATCGACAACAACTGTTGTGATTAAAGAAGGTAACAAAGGCAACAACAGTAAAACTGATACTTCTGCATCAACTACATATTCAAGTTCAGCTGCTAACAATAGTGTTTACAATGATGACGCTAATAGCAACAATGCATCTTATGACTCTAGCTCAGATTCTACAACTTATAGTTCAAGTGCTGATACAACACAAGACAACACTCAAACAAGTTCACAAGCAACATCTGATACTACTGCAGGAAGTACTACTGAAACATCTGATACTACTGCAGGAAGTGCTACTGAAACAAATCAATAA
- the rpmA gene encoding 50S ribosomal protein L27, whose protein sequence is MLKMNLANLQLFAHKKGGGSTSNGRDSEAKRLGAKAADGQTVSGGSILYRQRGTHIYPGVNVGRGGDDTLFAKVEGVVRFERKGRDKRQVSVYPIAK, encoded by the coding sequence ATGTTAAAAATGAATCTTGCTAACTTGCAACTTTTCGCCCACAAAAAAGGTGGAGGTTCTACATCAAATGGTCGTGATTCTGAAGCAAAACGTCTTGGTGCTAAAGCAGCTGACGGTCAAACTGTTTCAGGTGGATCAATCCTTTACCGTCAACGCGGTACTCATATCTATCCAGGTGTGAACGTAGGTCGCGGTGGTGACGATACACTTTTCGCTAAAGTTGAAGGTGTTGTTCGTTTCGAACGTAAAGGTCGCGATAAACGTCAAGTATCAGTTTATCCAATCGCAAAATAA
- a CDS encoding YlbF/YmcA family competence regulator — translation MANIYDLANELEREIRVLPEYKKAQECRAAIDADEEAKALFKEFTEFQQGLYAKLQSGQMPTGDEQTKMQELGAKIEANPVLKAYLGAQQSLSVYVADLEKIIFGPLQDLLK, via the coding sequence ATGGCAAATATTTATGATTTAGCAAACGAACTAGAACGCGAAATCCGTGTTCTTCCTGAATACAAAAAAGCACAAGAATGTCGTGCTGCGATTGATGCTGACGAAGAAGCAAAAGCTTTGTTTAAAGAATTCACTGAATTCCAACAAGGCCTTTATGCCAAATTGCAATCAGGTCAAATGCCTACAGGTGATGAACAAACTAAAATGCAAGAATTGGGTGCTAAAATCGAAGCAAATCCTGTTCTTAAAGCTTATCTTGGTGCTCAACAATCATTGTCAGTTTATGTAGCAGATCTTGAAAAAATTATTTTTGGTCCTTTGCAAGATCTTTTGAAATAG
- the thiI gene encoding tRNA uracil 4-sulfurtransferase ThiI: MQYSEIMVRYGELSTKGKNRMRFINKLKRNMKHVLSIYPDVRVVVDRDRAHIFLNGTDYVPVAESLKQIFGIQALSPSYKVEKNLETIKKAVQDVMTDVYHEGLTFKITSKRSDHNFEMDSRELNQYLGSAVFEVLPNIQAQMKGPDVNLKVEIREEAAYLSYENIKGAGGLPVGTAGRGMLMLSGGIDSPVAGYLALKRGVDIEAVHFASPPYTSPGALKKAQDLTRKLTKFGGNIDFIEVPFTEIQEEIKEKAPEAYLMTLTRRFMMRITDRIREERNGLVIINGESLGQVASQTLESMRAINAVTATPIIRPVVTMDKLEIIDIAQRIDTFDISIQPFEDCCTIFAPDRPKTNPKIKNVEQYEKRMDVEGLVERAVAGIKVTTITPQAEHDEVDNLIDDLL; encoded by the coding sequence ATGCAATACTCAGAAATTATGGTTCGCTACGGCGAATTATCAACTAAAGGAAAGAACCGCATGCGTTTCATCAATAAATTGAAACGTAATATGAAACACGTTCTTTCAATTTATCCAGATGTCCGTGTTGTGGTTGACCGCGACCGCGCACACATTTTCTTAAATGGTACAGATTACGTTCCCGTTGCGGAGTCATTAAAACAAATTTTTGGGATTCAAGCATTATCACCATCATACAAGGTTGAAAAAAATCTAGAGACCATTAAAAAAGCTGTTCAAGATGTGATGACTGACGTTTACCATGAAGGTTTGACATTTAAAATCACAAGTAAACGAAGTGATCACAATTTTGAAATGGATAGCCGTGAATTGAATCAATACCTTGGTTCAGCTGTCTTTGAAGTTTTGCCTAACATTCAAGCGCAAATGAAAGGGCCAGATGTCAATCTTAAAGTTGAAATCCGTGAAGAAGCTGCTTACCTTTCATATGAAAATATCAAAGGTGCTGGTGGTCTTCCTGTTGGAACAGCTGGTCGCGGAATGCTAATGCTATCAGGTGGTATTGACTCACCTGTTGCAGGTTACCTTGCTCTTAAACGTGGGGTTGATATTGAAGCTGTTCACTTTGCTAGCCCACCATATACTAGCCCAGGTGCTCTTAAGAAAGCTCAAGACTTAACTCGTAAATTGACAAAATTTGGTGGAAACATTGACTTCATCGAAGTACCATTTACAGAAATCCAAGAAGAAATCAAGGAAAAAGCGCCAGAAGCTTACTTGATGACATTGACACGTCGTTTCATGATGCGTATTACTGACCGTATTCGTGAAGAACGTAATGGCTTGGTTATCATTAACGGTGAAAGTCTTGGACAAGTGGCAAGTCAAACACTTGAAAGTATGCGTGCCATTAATGCTGTAACAGCAACACCAATTATTCGTCCAGTTGTCACAATGGATAAATTGGAAATCATTGATATCGCTCAAAGAATTGATACTTTCGATATTTCAATTCAACCATTTGAAGATTGCTGTACTATCTTTGCGCCAGATCGTCCAAAAACAAATCCAAAAATCAAAAATGTTGAACAATACGAAAAACGCATGGATGTTGAAGGACTTGTTGAACGTGCTGTGGCAGGAATTAAAGTGACAACAATCACACCACAAGCAGAACATGATGAAGTCGATAACTTAATCGATGACTTACTATAA
- a CDS encoding GNAT family N-acetyltransferase, whose amino-acid sequence MELKRQEVKLFSKSSRDVKNLYLSAFPAVERAPYLPLLLTSYRDLADFYAYYDGDDFVGLAYILQNEAVVYLFFLAVNPNIRSRGYGSAILQDVKDLAGNRPVVLAIEPMNEKADNFDQRLKRVRFYEKNGFHITAYYYHEGSETYQMMANTKQIAIDAIEKLTKKAVLGLVKVSFDKK is encoded by the coding sequence ATGGAATTAAAACGTCAAGAGGTTAAACTTTTTTCAAAAAGTTCCCGTGATGTCAAAAACTTATACCTATCAGCTTTTCCAGCTGTTGAACGTGCACCGTATTTGCCGTTGCTATTGACGAGTTATCGTGACTTGGCAGATTTTTATGCTTATTATGATGGCGACGATTTTGTCGGTTTGGCTTACATTTTACAAAATGAAGCTGTGGTTTATTTATTTTTCTTAGCTGTTAACCCTAACATTCGTTCTCGTGGTTATGGCTCAGCTATTTTGCAAGATGTTAAAGATTTAGCTGGGAATCGTCCAGTTGTTTTGGCAATTGAGCCCATGAATGAAAAAGCTGATAATTTTGATCAACGCTTGAAGCGCGTGCGTTTTTATGAGAAAAATGGTTTTCACATTACAGCCTATTATTACCACGAAGGTAGTGAGACTTATCAAATGATGGCAAATACAAAGCAGATTGCTATTGATGCTATCGAAAAATTGACTAAAAAAGCTGTTTTGGGATTAGTGAAAGTATCCTTTGACAAAAAATAA
- a CDS encoding prephenate dehydrogenase, whose product MENKVIYVAGLGLIGGSLALGIKRDHPDYKILGYNRSDKSRNVALERGIVDEATADFKEFAPLSDVIILAVPIKQTIEFIKTLSEMDLKENIIITDAGSTKREIVEAGEKYLAGKSVRFVGSHPMAGSHKSGAIAADVNLFENAYYIFTPSSLTTAGTIDELKKILSGLHARYIEIDAAEHDRVTSQISHFPHVLAASLMEQAGDYATEHEMANHFAAGAFRDMTRIAESEPGMWTSILLTNKEAVADRIDDFKDRLDEVKKLILQGDGDAIWNYFNHAKETRKEMQIHKRGGVESAFDLFIDVPDEEDVILKILELLRGTSLVNIHVNEENREDINGILQISFKNVKDLEHARTVISEKTDYKVHI is encoded by the coding sequence ATGGAAAATAAAGTGATTTATGTTGCAGGTTTAGGTTTGATTGGGGGATCTCTTGCCTTAGGAATTAAGCGTGACCACCCAGATTACAAAATTTTAGGCTACAATCGTTCTGATAAATCACGAAATGTTGCTCTTGAGCGTGGGATTGTTGATGAAGCGACAGCAGATTTTAAAGAATTTGCGCCTCTGTCAGATGTGATTATTTTGGCGGTTCCGATTAAACAGACTATTGAGTTCATTAAGACTCTTTCTGAAATGGATCTGAAAGAAAATATAATCATTACAGATGCTGGATCAACAAAACGTGAAATTGTTGAAGCAGGAGAAAAATATTTAGCTGGTAAGTCTGTTCGCTTTGTCGGCTCACATCCGATGGCAGGTTCTCACAAGTCGGGAGCAATTGCTGCAGATGTGAATTTATTTGAAAATGCTTATTATATTTTCACACCATCTTCTTTGACAACGGCAGGAACGATTGATGAACTCAAGAAAATTTTATCAGGACTTCATGCACGTTATATTGAAATCGATGCTGCAGAGCATGACCGTGTAACGAGTCAAATTTCACATTTTCCACATGTCCTTGCAGCAAGTTTGATGGAACAAGCAGGTGATTACGCAACAGAGCATGAAATGGCTAATCATTTTGCGGCAGGTGCTTTTCGCGATATGACACGTATTGCTGAGAGTGAACCAGGCATGTGGACCAGTATTCTCTTGACCAATAAAGAAGCTGTTGCTGATCGCATCGATGATTTCAAGGATAGACTTGATGAGGTTAAGAAGCTTATTTTGCAAGGTGATGGGGATGCAATTTGGAATTACTTCAATCATGCTAAAGAAACGCGTAAAGAAATGCAAATTCACAAACGCGGTGGCGTGGAAAGTGCCTTCGATCTTTTCATTGATGTTCCCGATGAAGAAGATGTCATCTTAAAAATCTTGGAATTGCTTCGCGGAACATCTTTGGTTAATATTCATGTTAATGAAGAAAACCGCGAAGATATTAATGGTATTTTACAAATTTCATTTAAAAATGTTAAAGATTTGGAACATGCTAGAACAGTTATTAGCGAAAAAACTGATTATAAAGTTCATATTTAA
- a CDS encoding CapA family protein, with the protein MLDRIIYKKTTLACLAFILLSLLGAAFYGLLFGKASPSDKTQQSKALSSKVKTARVMANGDILIHNGLYGSAEQADGTYDFKPFFEYAKDWISSADLAIGDYEGTISPDYPLAGYPLFNAPSEIADAMKDTGYDVVDLAHNHILDSGLSGALNTVKTFDKLGMPSIGVYKKDRDKEDILIKNVNGIKIAILGYSYAYNGLEANLSDEDYEKHMSDLNEDKMKAEIQEAEKKADVTIVMPQMGVEYQREPTQEQVTLYHKMVDWGADVIFGGHPHVVEPSETVEKDGEKKFIIYSMGNFISNQRLETVDDIWTERGLLMDVTFEKKNHKTKIKTVAAHPTMVWVWSKGVTGSEGFVLSDYRTLILEDFIKGGKYRDKLDASMQEKVDTAYQEMNELVNLQWN; encoded by the coding sequence ATGTTAGATAGGATAATTTATAAAAAGACAACGTTGGCTTGCTTGGCATTTATTTTGCTTAGCTTATTAGGTGCAGCATTTTATGGCTTACTATTTGGGAAGGCTAGTCCAAGTGACAAGACTCAGCAATCAAAAGCTCTGTCAAGTAAAGTCAAAACAGCGCGTGTCATGGCAAATGGAGATATTCTTATCCATAATGGTCTTTATGGCAGTGCTGAGCAGGCTGATGGAACTTATGATTTTAAACCTTTCTTTGAGTATGCCAAAGACTGGATTTCAAGTGCAGATTTGGCAATTGGTGACTACGAGGGAACAATCAGTCCAGATTATCCGTTAGCTGGCTATCCTTTGTTTAACGCACCAAGTGAAATTGCTGACGCCATGAAAGACACAGGTTATGATGTTGTCGATTTAGCTCACAACCATATCCTTGATTCTGGTCTTTCAGGAGCACTTAACACCGTTAAAACCTTTGATAAATTAGGAATGCCTAGCATTGGCGTTTACAAAAAAGATCGTGACAAAGAAGATATTTTAATTAAAAATGTTAATGGTATTAAAATTGCTATTTTAGGTTACTCTTATGCTTACAATGGTCTAGAAGCTAATTTATCAGATGAAGACTACGAAAAACACATGTCTGATTTAAATGAAGACAAAATGAAGGCTGAAATTCAGGAAGCTGAAAAGAAAGCTGATGTAACAATTGTCATGCCACAAATGGGAGTGGAGTACCAACGAGAACCAACTCAAGAGCAAGTAACCCTTTATCACAAGATGGTTGATTGGGGTGCAGATGTTATCTTTGGTGGACACCCACACGTTGTGGAGCCATCAGAAACGGTTGAAAAAGATGGTGAAAAGAAATTTATTATCTATTCAATGGGAAATTTTATCTCTAACCAACGTTTAGAAACGGTAGACGATATTTGGACAGAACGTGGACTTTTGATGGATGTAACATTTGAAAAGAAAAATCATAAAACAAAAATTAAAACTGTCGCAGCTCACCCAACAATGGTTTGGGTATGGAGCAAGGGCGTGACAGGGTCAGAAGGCTTTGTTCTTTCAGACTATCGTACGCTTATTTTAGAAGACTTTATCAAAGGTGGTAAATATCGTGACAAACTTGATGCTAGTATGCAAGAGAAAGTCGATACCGCCTATCAAGAAATGAATGAATTGGTGAATTTACAATGGAATTAA
- a CDS encoding bifunctional folylpolyglutamate synthase/dihydrofolate synthase — MTYIETLNWIHSHKANGRRPSLERMRYLLNLLDNPQDKFPAVHVVGTNGKGSTTSFLQHILTASSYKTGTFTSPFITRFNERIAIDGKEISDSNLVKTAQAIKPIVDSNVFQEKVGKVTEFELVTAIMFCYFATINPVDVAVIEAGIGGTFDSTNVFTAKAVICPSISIDHQETLGKTLTEIAGHKAGVLNPHIPFIFGEMTPEVQKVFHQKAKELDCPTYELDKEFSIRENGKNFDFHYQDMTISNITLSMLGHHQRTNASLAAMTAIILKLHFKNITKTTIKNSLENTVWAGRCELIRPNLMLDGAHNEDSVAKLVDVLKKDFSNRNIHILFAGLRRKPLTKMLEELSVFDLAVTSFNFYQAQALSDYPEKYKKVADYKDWLADAENNPEDFFVVTGSLYFISEVRNFLLNQ, encoded by the coding sequence ATGACTTATATTGAAACGCTAAATTGGATTCACTCTCACAAAGCTAATGGTCGCCGACCAAGTTTAGAGCGCATGCGCTATCTCCTTAACTTACTTGATAACCCACAAGATAAATTTCCAGCTGTTCATGTTGTGGGAACGAATGGCAAAGGTTCGACAACTAGTTTTCTCCAACATATCTTAACGGCATCAAGTTATAAAACAGGTACCTTCACATCTCCTTTTATTACGCGCTTTAATGAGCGTATCGCTATCGATGGCAAAGAAATTTCTGATAGCAATCTGGTTAAAACAGCACAGGCAATTAAACCTATCGTAGATAGTAATGTTTTTCAAGAAAAAGTTGGTAAGGTAACTGAGTTCGAACTCGTTACAGCCATTATGTTCTGTTACTTTGCAACTATCAATCCTGTCGACGTTGCCGTTATTGAAGCTGGTATTGGAGGTACTTTTGACTCAACCAATGTCTTTACAGCAAAAGCAGTTATTTGCCCATCAATCAGTATCGACCATCAAGAAACACTTGGCAAAACTCTCACTGAAATTGCTGGTCATAAAGCTGGTGTTTTAAATCCTCATATTCCTTTTATTTTTGGAGAAATGACACCAGAGGTCCAAAAAGTATTTCATCAAAAAGCTAAAGAGCTTGATTGTCCAACATATGAACTAGATAAAGAATTCTCAATCAGAGAAAATGGTAAAAATTTTGATTTTCATTATCAAGATATGACCATTTCAAACATCACTTTATCAATGTTAGGTCATCATCAACGAACTAATGCCTCATTAGCTGCTATGACTGCTATCATTCTTAAATTGCATTTCAAAAATATTACTAAAACAACTATCAAAAATAGCTTAGAAAACACTGTTTGGGCTGGACGGTGTGAGCTAATACGACCAAACCTTATGTTAGATGGTGCACATAACGAAGATTCGGTTGCAAAATTAGTCGATGTGCTAAAAAAAGACTTTTCAAATCGCAACATTCACATCCTCTTTGCAGGCTTAAGGCGTAAGCCTTTGACAAAAATGCTCGAAGAACTATCCGTATTTGACTTAGCAGTGACTAGTTTTAATTTCTATCAAGCACAAGCTTTGTCAGATTATCCTGAAAAATACAAAAAAGTTGCTGATTACAAAGACTGGCTTGCTGACGCCGAAAATAATCCTGAAGATTTCTTTGTTGTCACCGGTTCACTTTATTTCATCTCAGAAGTTCGTAACTTTTTACTCAATCAATAA
- a CDS encoding L-lactate dehydrogenase gives MSRKVGIIGMGHVGSTVAHGLIAQGAFDDYVLIDTNEKKVTADAVDFRDAAANLNQHANIVINDYEALADADVVISALGNIKLQDNPNADRFAELPFTAQEVPLVAKKLKEVGFKGIIVAISNPVDVITSLYQHYSGLPKERVIGTGTLLDTARMKRAVAERLGVDARSVYGYNLGEHGNSQFTAWSQVRVKGQPISNFTDQATLEEIAHEAMIGGHAVFYGKKYTSYGIASAAIRLAIAVVSDSHEELPVSNYYEPLDTYLSYPAIVGREGIIEQVKLTLPADEEAKLEKSADFIKRKFAESLN, from the coding sequence ATGTCACGTAAGGTTGGAATTATTGGAATGGGTCATGTTGGCTCAACTGTTGCTCATGGACTGATTGCTCAAGGGGCTTTTGATGATTATGTCTTAATTGATACCAATGAGAAAAAAGTCACCGCAGATGCGGTTGATTTCCGTGATGCTGCAGCGAATCTAAATCAACATGCCAATATTGTGATTAATGATTATGAAGCTTTAGCTGATGCAGATGTTGTTATTTCTGCATTGGGAAATATCAAACTTCAAGATAATCCAAATGCAGACCGTTTTGCGGAGTTACCTTTTACAGCACAAGAAGTGCCTTTGGTTGCTAAAAAGCTAAAAGAGGTTGGGTTTAAAGGGATTATTGTAGCTATTTCAAATCCAGTTGATGTCATTACTAGTCTCTATCAACATTACTCAGGTCTTCCAAAGGAACGCGTTATTGGTACAGGTACTTTGCTAGATACTGCTCGTATGAAACGTGCTGTTGCTGAACGCCTTGGTGTCGATGCGCGTAGTGTCTATGGTTATAATCTTGGTGAACATGGAAATTCACAATTTACGGCTTGGAGTCAAGTTCGTGTCAAAGGACAACCAATTTCTAACTTTACAGACCAAGCGACGCTTGAGGAAATTGCACATGAAGCCATGATTGGTGGACATGCGGTCTTTTATGGTAAAAAATACACAAGCTATGGGATTGCTAGTGCAGCTATTCGCTTGGCAATCGCAGTTGTTTCAGATAGCCATGAAGAATTACCGGTTTCTAATTACTACGAACCACTAGATACTTACCTCAGCTACCCAGCTATCGTTGGACGAGAAGGTATTATCGAGCAAGTTAAATTAACTTTGCCAGCTGATGAAGAAGCTAAACTTGAAAAGTCAGCTGACTTCATTAAACGTAAATTTGCTGAAAGTTTGAACTAA